Proteins from one Streptomyces sp. NBC_00390 genomic window:
- a CDS encoding small secreted protein codes for MNKKLAAALSGGAVLVLALSGCTGDGDDKVDAWAKTFCDQAQPQFQKRAAAQQSIAATAADGKPADIQAADSKAFQDFAQVGKALAAAARDAGAPPIENGEQLQQDVAKEFDAAAKAYLELKKKVDALDAKDQQKFADGLAEVADGLKRIGRMDTAALDKLTKSEVGQAVAQQPGCKSVKTSSPAAGASSAPSPGKTEAAPSPSASRSGKASAKESPKASAKS; via the coding sequence GTGAACAAGAAGCTTGCAGCCGCACTGTCCGGCGGTGCGGTACTGGTACTGGCGCTGTCGGGCTGCACGGGCGACGGCGACGACAAGGTGGATGCCTGGGCCAAGACGTTCTGCGACCAGGCCCAGCCGCAGTTCCAGAAGAGGGCCGCGGCCCAGCAGTCCATCGCCGCGACGGCCGCCGACGGCAAGCCGGCCGACATCCAGGCCGCCGACTCCAAGGCATTCCAGGACTTCGCCCAAGTGGGCAAGGCGCTCGCGGCGGCGGCCAGGGACGCAGGCGCGCCTCCGATCGAGAACGGTGAGCAGCTCCAGCAGGACGTGGCCAAGGAGTTCGACGCGGCGGCCAAGGCGTATCTCGAGCTGAAGAAGAAGGTCGACGCCCTCGACGCCAAGGACCAGCAGAAGTTCGCCGACGGTCTGGCGGAGGTCGCGGACGGTCTGAAGAGGATCGGCCGCATGGACACCGCCGCGCTGGACAAGCTGACGAAGAGCGAGGTCGGCCAGGCAGTGGCACAGCAGCCGGGCTGCAAGAGCGTCAAGACGTCCAGCCCCGCAGCGGGCGCCTCCTCCGCCCCGTCGCCGGGCAAGACCGAGGCCGCCCCGTCCCCCTCGGCATCCCGGTCCGGGAAGGCTTCCGCGAAGGAGTCACCCAAGGCGTCCGCCAAGTCGTAA
- a CDS encoding STAS domain-containing protein: protein MDLSLSTRNVSGPGGDRTVVEVGGEIDVYTAPKLREQLVELVNDGSYHLVVDMEGVDFLDSTGLGVLVGGLKRVRAHEGSLRLVCNQERILKIFRITGLTKVFPIHTTVDEAVAATD from the coding sequence GTGGACCTGTCCCTGTCGACTCGCAATGTGTCCGGCCCTGGTGGCGACCGTACGGTTGTCGAGGTTGGTGGCGAGATTGATGTGTATACCGCGCCCAAGCTGCGCGAGCAGTTGGTCGAGTTGGTGAACGACGGCAGCTACCACCTGGTTGTCGATATGGAGGGCGTGGATTTCCTCGACTCCACCGGTCTCGGCGTGCTTGTGGGTGGCCTCAAGCGCGTCCGCGCGCACGAAGGCTCGCTGCGCCTGGTCTGCAACCAGGAGCGCATTCTCAAGATCTTCCGGATCACGGGCCTGACCAAGGTGTTCCCCATCCACACCACGGTCGACGAAGCCGTCGCCGCGACCGACTGA
- a CDS encoding ATP-binding protein has translation MATVELRFSAQPEHVRTARLVAAAVARRAGVDEAVLDEVRLAVGEACSRAVGLHRSHGITAPVRVVLSEEEKVFSIEVGDEVPSAVGGAADVPGVRATAVEEDSDEGEDHMGLAVISGLVDDVEVSSSDDGGVIRMSWPATPGAAMS, from the coding sequence ATGGCCACCGTTGAGCTCCGCTTCAGCGCCCAGCCTGAGCATGTCAGGACGGCCCGTCTTGTGGCCGCTGCTGTGGCTCGCCGGGCCGGGGTCGACGAGGCGGTGCTGGACGAGGTCCGGCTCGCGGTGGGCGAGGCATGCAGCCGCGCGGTGGGGCTGCATCGCAGTCATGGCATCACCGCCCCCGTCCGGGTCGTGCTGTCCGAAGAGGAGAAGGTTTTCTCCATCGAGGTCGGCGACGAGGTCCCGAGCGCGGTGGGCGGCGCCGCTGACGTCCCTGGCGTGCGGGCCACCGCGGTGGAGGAGGACTCGGACGAGGGCGAGGATCACATGGGCCTCGCTGTCATCAGCGGCCTCGTCGACGACGTGGAGGTCTCGTCGTCCGACGACGGCGGAGTGATCCGGATGAGCTGGCCCGCGACACCGGGTGCCGCGATGTCCTGA
- a CDS encoding class I SAM-dependent methyltransferase, whose amino-acid sequence MSTTRLPAPDHSPQLREALLAAAFTADGLLDLLGAPAYAALARSETVPALRATRGDSALETLVRLFLLQRPVPYERARAALPLEVCLADGWTVRDGDEIRATVDVRPYGGPEGQDWFIVSDLGCAVGGAGGASGQGEGVVLGVGGASTTLAGITVRTPVTAALDLGTGSGIQALHATQHATRVTATDLNPRALDFTRLTLALSGAQPADLREGSLFEPVGDDMYDLIVSNPPFVISPGARLTYRDGGMGGDDLCRTLVQQAGARLNDGGYAQFLANWQHMAGEDWQERLRSWVPRGCDAWIVQREVQDVTQYAELWLRDSGDHRADPAQYAARYDAWLDDFERRKTKAVGFGWITLRKSGSDQPSIVAEEWPHPVEQPLGPSVRAHFDRQDYLRTHDDADLLAGRFRLAPEVVQEQVGLPGAEDPEHVVLRQNRGMRRATKVDTVAAGFAGVCDGTLTAGRILDAIAQLIDEDPVLLRDRTPQALRLLVEEGFLEPAAP is encoded by the coding sequence GTGAGTACGACCAGACTTCCCGCGCCCGACCACTCGCCCCAACTCCGCGAAGCTCTGCTCGCCGCCGCATTCACCGCCGACGGGCTGCTCGATCTGCTCGGCGCTCCCGCCTATGCCGCGCTGGCCCGCAGCGAGACCGTGCCCGCCCTGCGCGCCACCCGCGGCGACAGCGCCCTGGAGACGCTCGTACGGCTGTTTCTCCTCCAGCGCCCCGTGCCGTACGAGCGCGCGCGGGCGGCGCTGCCGCTGGAGGTGTGTCTCGCCGACGGCTGGACGGTGCGGGACGGTGACGAGATCCGGGCCACCGTGGACGTCCGGCCGTACGGCGGCCCGGAAGGCCAGGACTGGTTCATCGTGTCCGACCTCGGCTGCGCGGTCGGCGGCGCGGGCGGCGCGAGCGGTCAGGGAGAAGGCGTCGTCCTCGGGGTCGGCGGTGCCTCCACCACGCTCGCCGGCATCACCGTGCGTACGCCCGTGACAGCCGCGCTCGACCTGGGCACCGGTTCCGGCATCCAGGCGCTCCATGCCACCCAGCATGCGACGCGGGTGACGGCCACCGATCTCAACCCGCGCGCGCTGGACTTCACCCGGCTCACGCTCGCGCTCTCCGGCGCGCAGCCGGCCGATCTGCGCGAGGGCTCGCTCTTCGAGCCTGTCGGGGACGACATGTACGACCTGATCGTGTCGAACCCGCCCTTCGTGATCTCTCCCGGTGCCCGGCTGACCTACCGGGACGGCGGGATGGGCGGGGACGATCTGTGCCGCACGCTCGTTCAGCAGGCAGGCGCGAGGCTGAACGACGGTGGGTATGCGCAGTTCCTCGCCAACTGGCAGCACATGGCGGGGGAGGACTGGCAGGAGCGGCTGCGCTCGTGGGTGCCGCGCGGCTGTGACGCATGGATCGTGCAGCGCGAGGTGCAGGACGTGACGCAGTACGCCGAACTGTGGCTGCGCGACAGCGGGGACCACCGCGCCGACCCTGCGCAGTACGCGGCGCGGTACGACGCATGGCTGGACGACTTCGAGCGGCGCAAGACCAAGGCGGTCGGCTTCGGGTGGATCACGCTGCGCAAGTCCGGCTCCGATCAGCCGTCGATCGTCGCCGAGGAGTGGCCGCATCCCGTCGAGCAGCCGCTCGGGCCGAGCGTGCGCGCGCACTTCGACCGGCAGGACTATCTGCGCACGCATGATGACGCGGACCTGCTCGCCGGGCGCTTCCGGCTGGCCCCGGAGGTCGTTCAGGAGCAGGTCGGGCTGCCGGGCGCGGAGGACCCCGAGCATGTGGTCCTGCGGCAGAACCGCGGTATGCGCCGCGCCACCAAGGTCGACACGGTCGCGGCCGGGTTCGCGGGGGTGTGCGACGGGACGCTGACCGCCGGGCGGATTCTCGACGCGATCGCCCAGTTGATCGACGAGGACCCGGTGCTGCTGCGTGACCGTACGCCGCAGGCGCTACGACTGTTGGTGGAGGAGGGGTTCCTGGAACCGGCCGCTCCATGA
- a CDS encoding sodium-translocating pyrophosphatase: protein MAGLFNPELIDHPTSLAAAVLTDDNRLIVFVIAAVALAALVVAQLLVRQVLAAGEGTDSMKKIAAAVQEGANAYLARQLRTLGVFAVVVFFLLLLLPADNWSQRAGRSVFFLVGALFSAATGYIGMRLAVRSNVRVAAAAREATPAEGEPEKDLTAVAHKAMKIAFRTGGVVGMFTVGLGLLGASCVVLVYAADAPKVLEGFGLGAALIAMFMRVGGGIFTKAADVGADLVGKVEQGIPEDDPRNAATIADNVGDNVGDCAGMAADLFESYAVTLVAALILGTAAFGDAGLAFPLIVPAIGVVTAMIGIFAVAPRRADRSGMTAINRGFFISAAISLALVALAAFIYLPSSYAELDGVSDAAVRAHDGDPRIFALVAVAIGIVLAALIQQLTGYFTETNRRPVRDIGKSSLTGPATVVLAGISIGLESAVYTALLIGLGVYGAFLLGGTSIILALFAVALAGTGLLTTVGVIVAMDTFGPVSDNAQGIAEMSGDVTGAGAQVLTDLDAVGNTTKAITKGIAIATAVLAAAALFGSYRDAIATAAREVGEKVGDGAPMNLVMDISQPNNLVGLILGAAVVFLFSGLAINAVSRSAGAVVYEVRRQFREHPGIMDYSEKPEYGRVVDICTKDALRELTTPGLLAVLTPIAIGFSLGVGALGSFLAGAIGTGTLMAVFLANSGGAWDNAKKLVEDGHHGGKGSEAHAATVIGDTVGDPFKDTAGPAINPLLKVMNLVALLIAPAVVQFSYGDDASAGVRAVVAVVAILIIVGSVYVSKRRGIAVGDEGNSAERNAKSPDPAVVS, encoded by the coding sequence ATGGCGGGGCTCTTCAACCCAGAGCTGATCGATCACCCAACTTCTCTCGCTGCCGCGGTACTCACGGACGACAACCGTTTGATCGTGTTTGTCATCGCGGCCGTCGCGCTGGCGGCGCTGGTCGTCGCCCAGCTGCTGGTGCGCCAGGTGCTGGCCGCCGGCGAGGGCACGGATTCCATGAAGAAGATCGCGGCCGCGGTCCAGGAAGGCGCGAATGCCTATCTGGCACGGCAGTTGCGCACGCTCGGCGTCTTCGCCGTCGTGGTGTTCTTCCTGCTGTTGCTGCTTCCGGCCGACAACTGGTCGCAGCGGGCAGGGCGTTCGGTGTTCTTCCTGGTGGGCGCCCTCTTCTCGGCGGCCACCGGATACATCGGCATGCGTCTTGCCGTAAGAAGCAATGTGCGTGTGGCCGCGGCCGCGCGTGAAGCGACACCCGCGGAGGGAGAGCCGGAAAAGGATCTGACGGCCGTCGCACACAAGGCCATGAAGATCGCTTTCCGTACGGGAGGCGTGGTCGGCATGTTCACGGTGGGCCTCGGCCTGCTCGGTGCCTCCTGTGTGGTTCTTGTCTACGCGGCCGACGCCCCCAAGGTGCTCGAGGGCTTCGGCCTCGGCGCCGCGCTTATTGCCATGTTCATGCGTGTCGGCGGCGGCATCTTCACCAAGGCGGCCGACGTCGGCGCCGACCTCGTCGGAAAGGTGGAACAGGGCATCCCCGAGGACGACCCGCGCAACGCCGCGACCATCGCCGACAACGTGGGCGACAACGTGGGCGACTGCGCGGGCATGGCCGCCGACCTCTTCGAGTCGTACGCCGTGACCCTGGTCGCGGCGCTCATCCTCGGCACGGCGGCCTTCGGTGATGCCGGACTCGCCTTCCCGCTGATCGTCCCGGCGATCGGCGTGGTCACCGCGATGATCGGTATCTTCGCGGTCGCCCCGCGGCGCGCCGACCGCAGCGGAATGACGGCCATCAACCGCGGATTCTTCATCTCCGCGGCGATCTCGCTCGCCCTGGTCGCGCTCGCGGCGTTTATCTATCTGCCGTCCTCGTACGCCGAGTTGGACGGTGTCTCCGATGCCGCGGTCCGGGCGCACGACGGAGACCCGCGCATTTTCGCGCTTGTCGCCGTCGCCATCGGCATCGTGCTGGCCGCGCTGATCCAGCAGCTGACCGGGTACTTCACCGAGACCAACCGGCGTCCTGTCCGCGACATCGGCAAGTCCTCGCTCACCGGACCCGCGACCGTCGTGCTCGCCGGTATCTCCATCGGCCTCGAATCCGCCGTCTATACCGCGCTGTTGATCGGCCTCGGCGTCTACGGCGCGTTCCTGCTCGGTGGTACGTCGATCATTCTGGCGCTCTTCGCGGTGGCGCTGGCCGGTACCGGCCTGCTCACCACCGTCGGCGTCATCGTCGCCATGGACACCTTCGGCCCGGTCTCCGACAACGCCCAGGGCATCGCCGAGATGTCCGGCGACGTCACGGGTGCCGGCGCCCAGGTCCTCACCGACCTGGACGCGGTCGGCAACACCACCAAGGCCATCACCAAGGGCATCGCCATCGCCACCGCCGTTCTCGCGGCAGCGGCACTCTTCGGCTCGTACCGCGACGCCATCGCGACCGCGGCCCGGGAAGTCGGCGAGAAGGTCGGCGACGGCGCACCGATGAACCTGGTGATGGACATCTCCCAGCCCAACAACCTGGTGGGACTGATCCTCGGCGCCGCGGTCGTCTTCCTCTTCTCCGGGCTCGCCATCAACGCGGTGTCCCGCTCCGCGGGCGCGGTGGTCTACGAGGTGCGGCGGCAGTTCCGCGAGCACCCCGGGATCATGGACTACTCCGAGAAGCCGGAGTACGGGCGCGTCGTCGACATCTGCACCAAGGATGCCCTGCGCGAACTGACCACACCCGGCCTGCTCGCCGTACTGACCCCGATCGCGATCGGCTTCTCGCTCGGAGTCGGGGCGCTCGGCTCGTTCCTCGCCGGCGCGATCGGCACCGGCACACTCATGGCTGTCTTCCTCGCCAACTCCGGTGGCGCGTGGGACAACGCCAAGAAGCTGGTCGAGGACGGTCACCACGGCGGCAAGGGAAGCGAGGCGCACGCCGCGACGGTCATCGGTGACACGGTGGGTGACCCGTTCAAGGACACCGCGGGTCCTGCCATCAACCCCCTGCTGAAGGTGATGAACCTCGTGGCGCTGCTGATCGCCCCCGCGGTCGTCCAGTTCAGCTACGGGGACGACGCCAGCGCGGGCGTACGGGCGGTGGTCGCGGTTGTTGCGATCCTGATCATCGTCGGCTCCGTGTACGTCTCCAAGCGGCGCGGTATCGCAGTGGGTGACGAAGGCAACTCCGCGGAGCGGAACGCCAAGTCGCCCGATCCTGCGGTGGTTTCCTGA